Proteins encoded by one window of Apus apus isolate bApuApu2 chromosome 15, bApuApu2.pri.cur, whole genome shotgun sequence:
- the SOX18 gene encoding transcription factor SOX-18 produces the protein MNISESNYCREEISQPRGDCSWVTAAVPAAEPGLAFPRPPGAASPASRTPSPEPGFAFGPGPGAAPGAAPGAAPSRTPSPEPGYGYSPPAGRAEGKAGEDSRIRRPMNAFMVWAKDERKRLAQQNPDLHNAVLSKMLGQSWKALSASDKRPFVEEAERLRIQHLQDHPNYKYRPRRKKQAKKIKRMEPNILLHNLSQPCSDNFSMSHHGGSQPGHPQPPPLNHFRELHSMGSDIENYGLPTPEMSPLDVLEQTEPAFFPPHMQDDCNMMPFRGYHHHHQMEFPQEKCMGRDVAVPYAQTPSHLADAMRTPHPSSIYYNQMCSGTQNGLSAHLGQLSPPPEAHHMESVDHLNQTELWTDVDRNEFDQYLNMSRTRPDASGLPYHVSLSKVTPRSISCEESSLISALSDASSAVYYSPCITG, from the exons ATGAATATATCTGAGTCTAACTACTGCCGAGAGGAGATATCGCAACCCCGGGGCGACTGTTCATGGGTCACCGCCGCCGTGCCGGCCGCTGAGCCCGGGCTCGCCTTCCCGCGCCCCCCGGGAGCCGCTTCCCCCGCCAGCCGCACGCCCAGCCCCGAGCCCGGCTTCGCCttcggccccggccccggcgcggCCCCCGGCGCGGCCCCCGGCGCGGCCCCCAGCCGCACGCCCAGCCCCGAGCCGGGCTATGGATACAGCCCCCCGGCTGGCCGCGCCGAGGGCAAGGCCGGCGAGGATTCCCGCATCCGCCGGCCCATGAACGCCTTCATGGTCTGGGCGAAGGATGAGCGCAAGCGGCTGGCGCAGCAGAACCCCGACCTGCACAACGCCGTGCTCAGCAAGATGCTGG GCCAGTCATGGAAAGCGCTGAGCGCCAGCGACAAGCGTCCCTTCGTGGAAGAGGCAGAGCGGCTGCGAATCCAGCATCTCCAGGATCACCCCAACTACAAGTACCGCCCAAGGAGAAAGAAGCAAGCCAAGAAAATCAAGAGGATGGAACCCAATATCCTCCTGCATAACCTTTCCCAGCCTTGCAGTGACAACTTCAGCATGAGTCACCATGGCGGCAGCCAGCCGGGccacccccagcctcccccaCTTAACCACTTCAGAGAACTCCACTCCATGGGGTCGGATATTGAAAACTATGGCTTGCCAACTCCTGAGATGTCTCCCTTGGATGTCTTGGAACAGACCGAGCCGGCGTTTTTCCCTCCGCACATGCAGGATGACTGCAACATGATGCCCTTTCGTGGctaccaccaccatcaccagaTGGAGTTTCCCCAGGAGAAGTGCATGGGGCGGGACGTGGCAGTGCCCTATGCGCAGACCCCCTCTCACTTGGCCGATGCCATGAGGACTCCCCACCCCTCCAGCATATACTACAACCAGATGTGCTCTGGAACTCAGAACGGGCTTTCAGCTCACCTGGGCCAGCTCTCCCCCCCACCTGAAGCCCACCACATGGAGAGCGTGGATCACTTGAACCAAACCGAGCTGTGGACAGACGTTGACCGCAACGAGTTTGACCAATATTTGAACATGAGCAGGACTCGTCCCGATGCCTCGGGACTCCCTTATCATGTCTCCCTGTCCAAAGTGACTCCTAGAAGCATCTCCTGCGAGGAGAGCAGCTTGATATCCGCCTTGTCCGATGCCAGCAGCGCCGTTTACTATAGCCCCTGCATCACCGGTTAG